AGAAAATCAATGTCATTAGCGGTATGAAAACATATCCCGCCACTGCAAAAAGCGTGGACAATAACGGTCATCTCATCGTTCAAACAGACGATGGATCCATTCATTCATTATCATATGGCGAAGTAAGTATTCGCCCAGAAAATTAAATCATTAGGAGTTAAACACATGAAAAAATTATCAATTCAAACAATTGTACTTGCTGCACTTATTGGTGCACTCTGCTACGTATCTAGCTACTTAAAAATCCCGATTGGACCAGTACCATTCTCAGCACAAACTGCTACAGTTATTTTGGCATCACTACTCTTGCCACCAGTTGCTGCATTTGCTGCTCAATTTATTCACTTCCTATTACTTTTCTTATTAGGAGGAGGTACTGCATTATTTATTTCTCCATCATTTGGTTTTGTAATTGGATTTATGGTTGCTGCACCTGTCATCTCATTTATTGGAAACCGTATCAACAATATTTTTGGATGGGTTCTAGCCGCACTTGTTGGTGAAGTCATTTTCTACGTCATCGGAATTCCTTATATGACCTTTGTACTCTTAAGCATTAAGATGCAAGAACTAAGTCTTCAACAAATCCTTGGCTTCGGTTTATATCCGTTCATTCTTCCTGATTTAGGGAAATTAGTGATTGCAGTCTTTCTTGCAGACCGTATTAAAGTTCTTACAAAAAAACACAATTAAAAATATAAAAAATAAGCTAGGCTTAATGCCTAGCTTATTTTTTTGTGTATTCTGACTAACCCCAGAATTTAACTCCTAGTATGTGTCCTAAGAACGCAAAACCGATTCCGGCAACTAATAGAAGAACGATACAACGTAATGGCGTCCATTTTTTACGCGCTAATAAGTAATATAGTCCTAAAGTAATTCCAAGTGGAATTAATTTTGGTAATACACCATCTAAGATTGTTTGGATAACGATTGGTTTTTCACCGTTTGCGATTTGAATCCCTAATTTAGTACCACCGTAAAGGCTAGTTAAAGCCCCCACAACGAATACTCCAAGGATTGAAGCAGCACGAGTGAATTCTTTGGCATTTGCAGTAAAGATACCAATTGCATCTGTTCCTAAATTATAAGACCAGTGCATTAACCAGTAACGAATTGCAAATTGTGCAATATTGAATACTGCCAAGAATAGTAATGGTCCAGCGATGCTTCCTTGTAAAGCAAAGTTTGAAGAAATACCGGCTACGATTGGAACTAATGTGAACCAGAATAAAGCGTCACCGATACCACCCAATGGTCCCATTGCAGCAACACGTACCGCACGGATTGTTTGAATATCTGCTTTGTTTTGTTCAAGAGATAATACAATCCCCATTACGAATGTTACTAAGAATGGGTGAGTATTAAAGAACTCTAAGTTATGAGACATTGATGCAGCTAAGTCATCTTTGTCTGTGTGGATTTTTTCTAACCCTGGTAAAATACCGTATAACCAACCAGCTGCTTGCATACGTTCATAGTTGAAAGAAGCTTGTAGGAAAATTGAACGCCATGCCATTTTATTTAAAGTCGCTTTATCTAAGCGTGGAGCAGGCGTTTGGTTTTTATAAGAATCTGGAATATTATATGCCATCTTCTTCACCTCCATCGTTCACAATGCTAGCACCAGCTGTTTTGAATTTTGTATGGATTTGGAAATCCCAGTATGCAATTGCAAAACCAACAAACGCTAATAATACTAATGCAGAGCCACCTAAGCTTTCACTTGCAGAAACAATGTTTGCTAAAGCAAAACCTAAGAAGTAGAAGCCCCATAGTTCTTTAGAAACCATTACTTTAAGTAAGATTGCAAACCCAACAAAGCGCATCATACCCCCTGCTGCACCTAAACCAGCCATAAACCATTCAGGAATAGATTTCGTTAAAGTATCCCCGATTGTTTGTCCACCGATAAAGAATAATACAACTACAAGACCAAAGATAGCCCCAAGAGCAGCCATCGCTAAGTAGTTCAAGCGAACAATACCTTTTGGATTAGCATCATGTGCATATCCATCGGCTACTGCCATCATTGGTGACATTAAAGCAAAAATCAAAGTAACGCCATATTGACCTAAAAGTGCAAATGGAACAGCCGCACCTACTGCAGCAGCTGGATCTAATTTAAGACTGATAGCCAAAACTGTCGCCATAATTCCACCGATTACGGCATTAGGTGGTTGTGCCCCACCGACTGGCATGTTACCGATTGTCATTAATTGATAAGTACCCCCAACAATTAAACCAGTTTGGAGATCTCCCAAAATAGCTCCAATCACAGGACCCATAACGATTGGTTGATAAAGTGATTCTAAAAAGCTAAATTGGTCAATCGCAGCTACAAACGTTACTAGGAATACTAATAAAATTTGAATAAAACTTGCTTGCATATTCATTGACCCCTTTTATAAATATAAATTATTGAAATAATTTCGATACGTCTTCTTTTCCTTCAGTTGGAACTTTCTGAATTTCAAGTTCGACTCCTAACTCTTGCAGTTTCTTAAATGCAGCTACATCTGCATCATCCACTGCGACAACACCTGCAACTTGACGTTTACCCTCCGCCATATGCATGTTCCCAATGTTGACTTTTTTAATCGGTACCCCCCCTTCTACTAGTTTTAAAACGTCTTGTGGATTTTCACAAATAATGAAAATCAACTGACGATCTGCTGCCTTACCGATGATGTTAATCGTTTTTTCAATCGTGAAGTAACGAGTCTGTGCACCAGCAGGAGCAGCCATATCCATTAACCCTTGACGCATCGGATCTCCCGCCACTTTGTCATTGGCTACTAATAATAGGTTGGCCCCTAAATAAGAAGACCATTGAGTCGCCACTTGACCATGGATTAAACGATTGTCAATTCGTGTTAATAAAATATTTGGCATTGTTCGCTCTCCTTTCATAAAAAGCTAAGTTCATTATATCTAATTCTAACGATTTTTGGAAGCGTTTAACAAAAAATATTTTTAATATTTTCTTCATTGTTTCTTCTTTATCATTTTCATTCATTCTTTCAATAGAAAAAAGAATGATATGTTTTAAATTCCCCCATTTTTTAACATGTTTTTTATATAAAAAAAGAAGCTTGAACTTCAAGCTTCAGAAAATTTATTTTTTGGTATTTTTAATCATTGCACTTGTTCCACTGAAAGTGACGACTAATCCAAACGCAATTACGATCATTCGATTCAGTATCTCTCCAGATACAAAGAAACTTCCAGCAATAATCAGTATTCCAACCAGACTTACCATCCAAGTTTTAACAATTGGGACGGTTGAATCCTCTACTGCTTCTTTCTCTATTTCCGAAATAAAAACCTCTTTTTTCACAAGATATTTTGGCAAAATACTTTTAACATAAGCAATTGTTGACAATGCGTAAAAAAGCAGTGTTGCTAAAATACTTAGGAGGATACTCTCCGGATAAAAGCTATAGATAATGGCACCCATTGCTAAGGCAATAATGAGGCGATGTCTAAAGGCGTTAAAAGTTACTAAATCCTCATCTGGAATTTTATAAACACTCTTTAATAAAGGTAAATAAAAATACTTTTCTCCATCTTTTCCCGTATAGAATTCACCAAAGAAAGACTTCATAGATTCACCTTTATAAGACTTCAGAAATTGCATATCGAGAAACGGTAATGATAACTCCTTTAGCAATTTCTACTTCAGTCTTTTCTTCATCAATTTTTTTCACAGTCCCGTATAGACCATTTGCACAAATCACTCTTTTTCCTACCTGCAAATCACCGTGCAATTTTTCGAAATATTGTTGCTGGCGCTTCATATTCTTTCTAGAGAAGAAATAATAAACCCCTAAAATAACAGCAACAAAAACGATAAATGTCAGTGAACTCACTAAAATAATTTCTGCTGTCATTAAATTCCATCTCCGTCTTCTTCGACCACTTTATCTTGAGGCGTTGGAAGACTCACCTGTTGAATGGCTTCTCGACCTGCTGTTAAACTTTGAGTCACTACATCTTGAGCGCTTGAAGCAAACTCGCGTAACATCGCTATTTCAATTAACATTGGTAAGTTTGTACCTACGACAACCTCAACATTATCAAAATCCATTGATGCAACCATTGCTGATTTGAAAGGACTTCCTCCTAAAAGGTCTGCAAATACTACAATCCCTTCTGTTTCCTCTTGCAACTCTTTCATAGCGTCTCTTAGATTATTTTCAAGAGTTTCTATTGGATCGCTTTCTAAAAAAGGCACTACCTTATATGCAGTTTGTTTTCCTGCAATCATTTCTAAAGCGTGTCCTACTCCAATTGCAAACTCCCCATGTCCTGTAAGAATTAACCCTATCATTCTATTTCCTCCTATTTTTATTCTATACCTTAATACTAGACTAGCTAAACTGAAATTTCAAGCACAATTTATGCGTTTTCATAAAATCTTATCCAGAAATAAATAAGGAGTATTGTCCAAATACTGGGGGGGACAATACTCCACGTTCAAAAAGCTATACGAATATTTTTGTTTTACCGATTAGAACAATTCTTTGTAGAAAGCAATTGTTTCTTCTAATGTTGGCATGAATGGGTTACCAGGTGCACAAGCATCGATTAACGCATTCTTAGATAGATATTCGAAGTCGAAGTCTTTTTCTTCAATTCCTAATTCAGTTAATTTCTTAGGAATACCTACTGTTTCAGAAAGAGTTTCGATTTCTTTGATTGCGTATGCTGCACATTCTTCATCAGATTTACCTTCAGTTTGTAAACCTAAAGCTTTTGCAACATCACGGAATGCAGCTGGAACACGTTTAGCATTTTCGCGTTCGATTACTGGTAATAACATAGCACAGCATACACCGTGTGGAAGTTTGTAAACAGCACCTAATTGGTGAGCCATTGAGTGAACATATCCTAGTCCAGCGTTGTTGAATGACATACCACCTAAGAAGATTGCGTTCACCATACCTTCACGAGCTTCGATGTCATGACCATCTTTAACAGCACGTGGTAAGTATTCTTTAATCAATTCGATTGCACCAATTGATAATTTCATAGTAACCCCGTAAGCACCAGGAGTTACTAAAGCTTCAACCGCATGAGTTAATGCATCCATACCAGTTGCTGCAGTTAATGCTGCTGGTTTAGATACCATTAATTCAGGGTCGTTTACTGAGATTAAAGCTAGGCTGTTTTTATCAACCATTACCATTTTAACTTTTCTTTCTTCGTCTGTAATTACATAGTTGATTGTAATTTCAGCTGAAGTACCAGCAGTTGTGTTGATAGCAACAACTGGTAAACCTTTTTTAGCAGATTTGTGTAATCCTTCGTAGTCTTGTGGTTTTCCACCATTTGTTGCAATTACTGAAATACAGCTTGCACAGTCTTGAGGTGAACCACCACCTAAGCTGATGATGAAGTCGCAGTTGTTTTCTTTTAATGCAGCAACCCCATCGTTAACATTTTTACAAGTTGGGTTTGGCTCTACATCAGAGTAAACAACGAAGTCTACACCTGCTTCTTTTAAAGGTTCTGTGACTTTAGGAAGAATATCACTTGATTCGATAAATTTATCCGTTACTAAAAGAGCTTTATGATATCCTAGATCTTTTACATAAGGTCCAATTTCTTTAACGACTCCTCTTCCGATTAAGTTAATAGCTGGTACATAAAATGTTGACATAATTTTTCTCTCCTAACTAGTAAATTTATAAAACACCTTTTTTCAAGATGATGTTTCCATACAAGGCACTTTCTCCTGTTTGAATTACAAGATAGGCGTCTTTTGCTTGTTCGTAAAACTCAAATCGTTCAAACTCTTTAATTGCTGCTCCTGGGTGGCTTTCTTCTAAGAGACGTTTATATTCGTCCCAAATCACCGGAACAGTTGGATCTCCCGGAACGACTTGCATTAATCCTGCTTGATATGAACTGTAAGTATCTAATGGTAATACTTGTAGAATCGCTTCTAAAGCAACAGGCACCCCATGTCCGTCCATACGAATCACTCGTTGACCGATACGATGAGCTGGGAAGTTAGCATCCGCAAGTACCAATTCATCTCCATGTCCCATCTCCATTAAATATTTCACAAGTTCTGGGCTTAAAATTTTAGGAATTTGTTTTAACATGACTGAATTCCTCTCTTCACTTTATTGAAATTCAAGCGAATTTCTTCTAAATTCTCAATCACACGACTTTCATAACGTGTCACAGGTTCTGAAGCCTTAATAATATCTTGTGCTTCTTTGCGGCTTGAAATCACTCCAAGAGTTAGCATTTGTGACAAGATATTTCCAAGTGCACTCGCTTCGATTGGTCCTGTGATGACTGTACGTCCTGTAAAGTCTGCCGTTAACTGGCAAAGCAATTTATTTTGAATACCTCCGCCGACCATTTGAACAGTTGTCATTTCATGTTTTGTCAATTGTTCTAATTGCGTAATCGTCTCTAGATAGGTTAAAGCTAAACTTTCTAGAACGACACGAACGATTTGACCTTTCGTTTGTGGAACTCTTTGCCCACTCACTTTACACCATTCTTTAATTTTTGTTTCCATTTCTCCAGGAGAAGCGAAAACTGGGTCGTTTGGATGAATCCATGTTTGGTTGTCCGTTACTTCTTCGGCTAATGTCACCATTTCGCCAAAGCCAACTTCTTCCCCTTGCAAGCGCCAGTCGCGTTGTAATTCTTGAATAATCCACATTCCTGTTGTGTTTTGTAAGAGGCGATATTTACCATCAAAACATCCTTCATTAGTTAGTCCTGAGGCAAATGCTTCATCGGTTACAACAGGTTCGTCGGATTCCGTTCCGACAAGCGACCAAGTACCACATGAAATAAAGACAGTCCCTTTTTCATGTTCATATGGAATCGCAAGTACTGCAGCAGCTGTATCATGTCCAGCTCCTGCAATCACGTCAAATGAATCAACTTTCAACTGTTGAGTGATGCGAGGTGATAATTGTCTTAAAACTGCACCATTCTTCGTTGGTGTTGTAAACCATTTACGTGGAATATCTAAGCGTTCAAATACTTCTTCAGAGAAATCTTGTGTGAAAATATCCAGTAACCCACTTGTACTTGCAATAGTATATTCGTTTGAGAGCACCCCTGAAAGTAAGTAGTTGATTAAATCTGGGATAAACAACACGCGTTGAACGATATTTTTAAGTTGTGGTTTTTCTTGCAAATCTGAGTAGATTTGTAAGACCGTATTAATGGTTGCAGGCTGCACACCTGTTTTTTGGAATAATTCTTTCTTCGAGATAGCGTTATAAAATGACTCCTCATATCGACCCATCCGGTTATCTCTGTAACAATGTGGTTGATAGAGCAAATCTCCATTTTGATCTAGATAGGCATAGTCTACTCCCCATGTATCAACAGAGATGGAACGAATCGGAATCGAATCTTTGGAAGCCTTCTTGATTCCTTGCTTAATTTCTCCAAACAAGTGCAACAAATTCCAATACAAACCATCATTAAGATTCACCGGTTCGTTTTTGAACCGATGAACCTCTGATAATTGGAGGGAGCGTCCGTCATAAATCGCCTGCATAACACGTCCTGAACTTGCACCTAAATCAATGGCTAATAATTTAATCAAGCTCATGTTTTCTCCTCCATTACTAATCCCTATTTTTTATTCGTATAGTAAAGCTTTGATTTCATCGCTATCGATGTTCTTAGCGTCATACCATTTAGAACCAGTATCCACGTCTTTCACTGTTTCACCTTTAGCTGCGGCAACTGCTAATTTAACAGCTTGGTAACCAATTTGAACTGGGTCTTGAGTTACAGAACCAACGAAGATTCCTTTACGGATAGCATCTTGTTGTAATGCACCTGAGTCGAACCCAACAGCTAAGATCTTGTCTGCGCCAAGTTTAGATTCTTTAAAACCGCCGTTAGCATTGATGATTGCTTTTGCAGCGAATTCATTAGAACCATAGATTGCGACAGTATCTTCTTTTTCAAGAACTGTAGAAGCTTCTGTTTTACCTGCAGCATCATCTACTTGTGCTGGAACACGAACTTCGATTACAACTTTTGCATCCGCTTCGTTTACATCGTTTTTGAACTTGTCATGTCCAGTTACAGCAGTTTTAATGCCTTTTTTATTTAATAATTCAACCATTTTATCAATGAAACCACTTGTTCTTTGAGTGATTGAAAGTGAGTTTACTTCTTGAGAAACAACCCCGATACGAACTTTCTTGTCGCCGATTTTCTTTTCTAGTAATGGGAATAAGTGTTCAGCGGCATTACCACCAGCAGCATGGTTATCTGTTGAGGCAGTAGCTTTAATTGCTCCTTCTGGTGCCCCAGGAACCCCTGAGTCAAACCCGATAATAGGAATGTTTTTAGATTGTGCTTGTTTAATCGCATCTAATTCTGCTTCAGTATCTAATGCAGCTAAAGCGATTGCTTTTGGATTTTTGTTGATCGCGTTATTTAATTGTTCCAATTGTTCTGCGATAGCTGTTTCATTTTGAGGTCCTACGAAAGTAACTTTAGCCCCTAATTCTTGAGCTGCTTTTTCAGCTCCTTTGTTAACTGCTTTCCAGAAGTCATGTTGGAAACCTTTCGCGATTACTTCTACTTTGAAGTCGCCGCCTGATTGAGTTTTTCCACCATCAGCATTTGATTTATTTGAAGTACATCCTGCTAATAATGCAGAAGCACAAGCTAGAGTTGCAATAGCATATTTGAATGACTTTTTCATAATGTTTTCTCCTTTATATGTCCCTTTTGATCCTTCCAAGAAGGAGTCTTCCCAACTCATTGTGTACAATATCAAACTTATTTTTTCTTATTCATGCGGATTAAGATATCTGAGTAAACGGCAACGATTACAACAAAACCTGTAATGAATAATTGATAGTGTGGTTGTAAGTCGATGTATGGTAAACCGATCTTCAAGACAGACATAATGAATACCCCGATGATTGTACCAACAACAGAACCAACCCCACCAGCAAGTGAAGTACCACCAACTACTACTCCGGCGATGGCATCAAGTTCCATACCGTTCCCTGTACCAGGAAGGATTGTTGAATATGTTGCAGCATATGCAATACCAGCTAGACCTGCTAGAAGTCCACTGATAACATAAGCCATACCTTCCCATTTGATAACGTTTACACCTGAAAGTCTAGTAGCTTCTTTATTTGAACCGATAGCAAAGATGTAACGACCAATTTTTGTTTTGTTTAAAACAATGGCTGCAATAATCGCTACGACAATCAAGACGATCAACCCGGTCGGAAAATTATCTTGCGTTCTGAATAAGTCTTTGTACCAGCCTTCACCAGTTCCACGTAATGGGAACGTTACACTTTGTACGTTTGATACGATTGAGCTTAAACCACGTGAAATCATCATTGTACCAAGTGTTGCGATGAATGGTGGCAATCCAAATTTCGCAATTAAAATTCCGTTGAATAATCCAAATACACCCCCAATCACTAATATTGCCAACAATGCTAGCCATAATGGCCAACCCATTTTTGTATGGAGTACTCCACCAACGATGGCAGAACACATCATTACTGTACCGATTGATAAGTCAATACCACCGGTGATAATAACGAATGTTACCCCAATTGCTAAGAAACCAATGTAATAAGATGCGTCTAAAATGCTTACCGCTGTATCAAACGAACGGAACGATTCACTTGAGACTGCAAAGAATGTGAAAATCACGATCAACGCGATTAATGCAATTAATTTTTGTAATCCAACTGATTGTACCAGTTTCGTCCATAGGGACTTTTTCTCTTCCATATCAATACCTCTCTTCGATTATCGATCCGTTGCTAAAGCGAGGATACGTTCTTGAGTTGCTTGACTGATATCAAGTTCACCTGTTTTACGTCCTTCACACATGACAACAATACGATCGCTCATACGTAAAATTTCTGTAAGCTCTGAAGAAATCATAATGATTGATTTTCCTTGAGCTACTAGTTCATTCATTAATGAGTAGATTTCACTTTTCGCACCAACGTCAATTCCTCGAGTTGGTTCGTCAAAAATTAGAATATCGCTATTTTGTTCTAGCCATTTCGCAATAACAACTTTTTGTTGGTTACCACCTGATAAGTTACGAACTAGTTGTTTCGATGATGGTGTTTTCGTTCTTAATTGTTTAACGAATTCATCACTGACTTTCACAATTTCACCGTCATCAATTAAACCACCTTTAATGTACTTATCAAGGTTTGTCATTACTGTGTTATTGGCAATGGTCATATCAACGATACATCCATAACGTTTACGGTCTTCTGAAAGATAACCAATACCTTCTCTAATAGCATCTTGAGGATTTTTAATATCAACCTCTTTACCATTAATTTTAATTGTTCCGCTATCTTTCTTATCCGCTCCGAATAGTAAACGAGCTACTTCTGTTCGGCCCGCTCCCATTAATCCAGAGAAACCTAAGATTTCACCTTTATGAAGCACAAAGCTAACATCTTTTACGTGGCTTCCTGAGTTTAAGTGTTCCACTTCTAATACAACAGGTGCTCCTTCTGGTACTGCAGAAACCGCTTTCGGATCTTCGTAAATAGTACGACCAACCATCATTGCGATGATCTCGTCCTTTGTAGTTTCTTTTGTATTTACAGTTCCAACATATTCCCCGTCCCTCATAACCGTTACACGGTCCGTAATACGGGCAATTTCGTCCATACGGTGAGAAATATAGATAATTCCTACACCTTTAGCACGTAAGTCATCAATAATTGCGAATAATTCATTAATTTCTGATTCTGTTAACGCTGCTGTTGGTTCGTCGAAAACAATAATCTTAGCATCCATTGACAATGCTTTGGCAATTTCAACCATTTGTTGTTTACCAACTGTTAAGTTTCCCACTTTTTCTTGTGGATTAATATCCAGTTTCAACAATTTGAATAATTCTTTTGCCTTTTTATTTCCGGCATTATCGTTGATGAAGAGACCTTGATTAATTTCTTCACGACCGATGAAGATGTTTTGAGCCACTGTTAAGTGGTTCATCATATTCAACTCTTGGTGCACGATTACAATCCCATCGTCCATAGCCTCTTTTGGCTTTGAATATTCTACTTGTTTTCCGTTATAGTGAATCGTTCCTTCGTTCGCGCCGTAAATACCTGTCAAAACTTTCATCAAAGTGGATTTACCAGCCCCGTTTTCACCCATTAGTGCGTGTACTTCACCTGCTCTTAGGTCGAAGTCTACACCTTTTAAGGCTTTTACAGGTCCAAACGATTTCACAATTCCCTTCATTTCAAGAATAACTGGATTACTCATGCATTTCACCTACCTGTTCCAGTTTTGTAATACGCTCTTTTAGCGTTTCTATTTGTTCTTGTTGATTTACAATGATGTCTACAACTTCTAGCAGCAAGTGGCTGTTCATAAAATGATCTTGCGCATGAACGGAAAGAAGTGTAGGGCTATCTCCCTCTCCTCTTATTTCTTGCTGAATCATTTCTGTTTGAACATTATGCGCTTCAACTCCTTTAGCTCTTGCTTCATCAAGGAGGCCTCTTGCAGATGAAATATCACCTGCAAGAGCACTCTTAACGGATTGCATTGCTAAAGTTGTTACTTTGCTACTTTTGACAATGAGTTGCATCAATCGTTGCGTATCTGCTTTTTTTGTCTCGCTCATTGGCTTAACCTAATAATTCAATCGCTTGTTTTAGAACTTCTTCTCCGCGCATGTTTTCAAAGTCATCGTCTGAAATTACAGCAACTGGAACATGAAGTGAAGCTTTTGCTTTTTCTTCTAAATAAGCTAATTGAGGTCCTAATAATAAGACATCAATATTTTTTAGAGTATCAATCCCAGTAATCCCTACTGAGTAGAATGAGTAATCTAATTTGTCACGGTAAATGACTTCTTGAATGCGTTCAACGAGCATACTTGTTGTCAATCCACCGACACAGGCTAAAATAATTGTTTTTGTCATTTTAGTCTCTCCTCTCTCTTACTTATGAATAGGTCCTAATAATTGGCATGCACGGTAGTCAGCTGATTCTAAATCTTCTGTTCCGAATAATGACCAATTCTTAGGTCTGAAAATATCTTCTTCAGCAACATTATGCATATTTACAGGAATGCGTAACATTGAAGCAAGAGTGATAAGGTCAGCACCAATATGTCCATAAGTGATAGCACCGTGGTTTGCACCCCAGTTATTCATTACATCGTATACTGACTTGAATGCGCCTTTACCTGTTAAGCGAGGAGCAAACCAAGTTGTTGGCCAGCCTGGATCTGTACGGTTATCCAATGTATGGTGTACATCTTCAGGTAATTCAAGTGTGTATCCTTCTGCGATTTGTAATACAGGTCCAACGCCTTTCAATAAGTTCAAACGAACCATTGTCACAGGCATATTTCCTTTAGATAAGAAACGAGTTGAGTAACCGCCGCCACGGAAGTATTCGCGGTTTGCTGCTGGGAAGTCAGTATTTGCAAGCATTGCATCTACTTCACTTTGTTCTAATTCCCAGAATGGTTTAATCACTGGCTCACCGTTTCTTGTAGCTTGACCAGTACCATCTAATGTACAAGAACCAGAGTTGATTAAGTGTAAGAATCCATTTTCAGCATGGCCTTCAAGTTTATGTCCTGTTACACGTTCAACTGCTTCTGGACTCCAGTAAGTACGAACATCCGCAAAGATTTGTGGAGTGTTTGTTAATAAGTAGTTGAATAGCATTGATACACCGTTTAACGCATCATTTTCAGTTGCGAAGATGTATGGTCTGCGAATTCCGTTCCAGTCAAATTGAGTGTTTAGGAATGTTTCCATGAAGTCTCCGTTAGGGAAGTGGTCTGTCCATTGACGTTGACCTTGGAATCCTCCCACAAGAGCGTAGTGACCAACCGCTTCTTCTTCGAAGCCTAGTTCAGCAAGTCTTGGGTTTCCAATCATTAAGTCACGTCCGATTAAGAACATCTTAATCACGAATTCCCATTGTTTATCTTTTTCTTCACGGCTCAAAACAAGGTCTTCACGGTTGTGGTCGAATCCTTCTTTAACGTTTTCTTTCACCCATTGAAGCGCACGTTCGAATTCTTCGTGATCATAAATGCCACGGTCGATACGGCGAGTAAATTCTGTCATATCTACTGATTCATTACGCATTCCTAAGTATTCTTGGAAGAAGTTAGGATCTACGATAGAACCACCGATACCCATTGATACGCTACCCATAGATAAGTAAGCTGTATCTCTCATTAAACCTGTAGCAAGAGCTGCTCTTGCGTAACGTAAGATTTTTTCTTTAACGTCCTCAGG
This Granulicatella adiacens ATCC 49175 DNA region includes the following protein-coding sequences:
- a CDS encoding sugar ABC transporter ATP-binding protein, translating into MSNPVILEMKGIVKSFGPVKALKGVDFDLRAGEVHALMGENGAGKSTLMKVLTGIYGANEGTIHYNGKQVEYSKPKEAMDDGIVIVHQELNMMNHLTVAQNIFIGREEINQGLFINDNAGNKKAKELFKLLKLDINPQEKVGNLTVGKQQMVEIAKALSMDAKIIVFDEPTAALTESEINELFAIIDDLRAKGVGIIYISHRMDEIARITDRVTVMRDGEYVGTVNTKETTKDEIIAMMVGRTIYEDPKAVSAVPEGAPVVLEVEHLNSGSHVKDVSFVLHKGEILGFSGLMGAGRTEVARLLFGADKKDSGTIKINGKEVDIKNPQDAIREGIGYLSEDRKRYGCIVDMTIANNTVMTNLDKYIKGGLIDDGEIVKVSDEFVKQLRTKTPSSKQLVRNLSGGNQQKVVIAKWLEQNSDILIFDEPTRGIDVGAKSEIYSLMNELVAQGKSIIMISSELTEILRMSDRIVVMCEGRKTGELDISQATQERILALATDR
- a CDS encoding PTS sugar transporter subunit IIB encodes the protein MTKTIILACVGGLTTSMLVERIQEVIYRDKLDYSFYSVGITGIDTLKNIDVLLLGPQLAYLEEKAKASLHVPVAVISDDDFENMRGEEVLKQAIELLG
- a CDS encoding ABC transporter permease — translated: MEEKKSLWTKLVQSVGLQKLIALIALIVIFTFFAVSSESFRSFDTAVSILDASYYIGFLAIGVTFVIITGGIDLSIGTVMMCSAIVGGVLHTKMGWPLWLALLAILVIGGVFGLFNGILIAKFGLPPFIATLGTMMISRGLSSIVSNVQSVTFPLRGTGEGWYKDLFRTQDNFPTGLIVLIVVAIIAAIVLNKTKIGRYIFAIGSNKEATRLSGVNVIKWEGMAYVISGLLAGLAGIAYAATYSTILPGTGNGMELDAIAGVVVGGTSLAGGVGSVVGTIIGVFIMSVLKIGLPYIDLQPHYQLFITGFVVIVAVYSDILIRMNKKK
- a CDS encoding ABC transporter substrate-binding protein, giving the protein MKKSFKYAIATLACASALLAGCTSNKSNADGGKTQSGGDFKVEVIAKGFQHDFWKAVNKGAEKAAQELGAKVTFVGPQNETAIAEQLEQLNNAINKNPKAIALAALDTEAELDAIKQAQSKNIPIIGFDSGVPGAPEGAIKATASTDNHAAGGNAAEHLFPLLEKKIGDKKVRIGVVSQEVNSLSITQRTSGFIDKMVELLNKKGIKTAVTGHDKFKNDVNEADAKVVIEVRVPAQVDDAAGKTEASTVLEKEDTVAIYGSNEFAAKAIINANGGFKESKLGADKILAVGFDSGALQQDAIRKGIFVGSVTQDPVQIGYQAVKLAVAAAKGETVKDVDTGSKWYDAKNIDSDEIKALLYE
- a CDS encoding PTS lactose/cellobiose transporter subunit IIA, whose translation is MSETKKADTQRLMQLIVKSSKVTTLAMQSVKSALAGDISSARGLLDEARAKGVEAHNVQTEMIQQEIRGEGDSPTLLSVHAQDHFMNSHLLLEVVDIIVNQQEQIETLKERITKLEQVGEMHE
- a CDS encoding L-fucose isomerase, whose protein sequence is MIQHPRIGIRPTIDGRRQGVRESLEVQTMNMAKSVAALIESTLKYPDGQPVECVISPSTIGRVPEAAASHELFKKSNVCATITVTPCWCYGSETMDMSPDIPHAIWGFNGTERPGAVYLAAVLASHAQKGIPAFGIYGKDVQEATDTEIPEDVKEKILRYARAALATGLMRDTAYLSMGSVSMGIGGSIVDPNFFQEYLGMRNESVDMTEFTRRIDRGIYDHEEFERALQWVKENVKEGFDHNREDLVLSREEKDKQWEFVIKMFLIGRDLMIGNPRLAELGFEEEAVGHYALVGGFQGQRQWTDHFPNGDFMETFLNTQFDWNGIRRPYIFATENDALNGVSMLFNYLLTNTPQIFADVRTYWSPEAVERVTGHKLEGHAENGFLHLINSGSCTLDGTGQATRNGEPVIKPFWELEQSEVDAMLANTDFPAANREYFRGGGYSTRFLSKGNMPVTMVRLNLLKGVGPVLQIAEGYTLELPEDVHHTLDNRTDPGWPTTWFAPRLTGKGAFKSVYDVMNNWGANHGAITYGHIGADLITLASMLRIPVNMHNVAEEDIFRPKNWSLFGTEDLESADYRACQLLGPIHK